From the Streptomyces sp. Tu 2975 genome, one window contains:
- the betA gene encoding choline dehydrogenase → MGRTEYDYIIVGGGSAGCALANRLSADPENKVLVLEAGRPDWIWDIFTHMPAALTMVIGNRFYDWCYVSEPEPFMDGRRVTQGRGKLLGGSSSINGMIFQRGNPMDLERWASDPGMETWDYAHCLPYYKRMEHCVAGADDWRGQGGPLWLERGPAANPLFSAFLEAAQQAGHPLTSDVNGYRQEGFARFDRNIRRGRRWSAARAYLHPVKKRPNLTVQCFSQVDRVLFKGKRAVGVDYRRFGRERRRDFGGEVILCGGAVNTPQLLQLSGIGNPDELRPLGVDMVHELRGVGENLQDHLEVYVQHACKLPISYNPSLKWSRRPAIGLQWLLFHTGPAATNHFEAGGFVRGNDVVRYPNLMFHFLPIAVRYDGTPVGAEHGYQVHIGPMYSDVRGSVKIKSRDPRVHPALRFNYLSTPNDRKEWVEAIHVARDILSQPAFALYDGGELSPGPGVETDEEILDWVARDAETAYHPSCTARMGVDEMSVLDPTSMRVHGLEGLRVVDASAMPYLTNGNIYAPVMMLAEKSADLILGNTPLPPATVDFYRHSTQES, encoded by the coding sequence ATGGGCCGGACGGAGTACGACTACATCATCGTCGGCGGGGGCTCGGCCGGCTGCGCACTGGCGAACCGGCTCAGTGCTGATCCGGAGAACAAGGTCCTGGTCCTGGAAGCGGGCCGGCCCGACTGGATCTGGGACATCTTCACGCACATGCCCGCCGCGCTGACGATGGTCATCGGCAACCGTTTCTACGACTGGTGCTACGTCTCCGAACCGGAACCGTTCATGGACGGCAGGCGTGTCACCCAGGGCCGCGGGAAGCTCCTCGGCGGGTCGAGTTCCATCAATGGGATGATTTTCCAGCGCGGAAATCCGATGGACCTGGAACGCTGGGCGTCCGACCCGGGCATGGAAACGTGGGACTACGCGCATTGCCTTCCGTATTACAAACGGATGGAGCACTGCGTGGCCGGTGCCGACGACTGGCGCGGCCAGGGCGGCCCGCTGTGGCTGGAACGCGGTCCCGCGGCCAACCCGCTGTTCTCCGCTTTCCTCGAGGCCGCGCAGCAGGCCGGTCACCCGCTGACCTCCGACGTCAACGGCTACCGGCAGGAAGGGTTCGCCCGCTTCGACCGCAACATCCGGCGCGGGCGGCGCTGGTCCGCCGCGCGCGCCTACCTCCACCCGGTCAAGAAGCGGCCGAACCTGACGGTGCAGTGCTTCTCGCAGGTGGACCGGGTGCTGTTCAAGGGCAAGCGTGCGGTGGGTGTGGACTACCGCCGGTTCGGCCGGGAACGCCGGCGGGACTTCGGCGGCGAGGTGATCCTCTGCGGAGGCGCCGTCAACACGCCGCAGCTGCTGCAGCTGTCCGGAATCGGCAATCCCGACGAACTGCGGCCGCTGGGCGTCGACATGGTGCACGAGCTGCGCGGTGTGGGCGAGAACCTCCAGGACCACCTCGAGGTCTATGTGCAGCACGCCTGCAAGCTGCCGATCTCGTACAACCCGTCGCTCAAATGGTCCAGGCGGCCCGCGATCGGTCTCCAGTGGCTGCTTTTCCACACCGGACCGGCGGCCACCAACCATTTCGAGGCCGGCGGTTTCGTACGCGGAAACGACGTCGTGCGCTATCCCAATCTGATGTTCCACTTCCTGCCCATCGCGGTGCGCTACGACGGCACACCGGTCGGCGCGGAGCACGGCTACCAGGTGCACATCGGACCCATGTATTCGGATGTGCGCGGCTCGGTGAAAATCAAGTCCCGGGACCCGAGGGTGCATCCGGCGCTGCGGTTCAATTATCTGTCCACACCCAACGACCGGAAGGAGTGGGTGGAGGCCATTCATGTCGCCCGCGACATCCTGTCCCAGCCGGCTTTCGCCCTGTACGACGGAGGCGAATTGTCACCCGGTCCCGGGGTCGAGACGGACGAGGAGATCCTGGACTGGGTCGCCCGCGACGCCGAGACCGCGTACCACCCGTCCTGCACCGCACGCATGGGCGTCGACGAGATGTCGGTGCTGGACCCCACCTCCATGCGGGTGCACGGACTCGAAGGGCTGCGCGTGGTCGACGCGTCCGCGATGCCGTACCTCACCAACGGAAACATCTACGCACCGGTGATGATGCTCGCGGAGAAGTCGGCCGACCTCATCCTCGGCAACACCCCGCTGCCTCCGGCCACGGTCGACTTCTACCGGCACAGCACCCAGGAGAGCTGA
- a CDS encoding endo alpha-1,4 polygalactosaminidase produces the protein MRRLPSVLVVAVAVMAALAALAACAGGHDRTDGRRAGPVWQPRPGLAWQWQLDGRVDPSVDVPVYDIDGFENTASDVARLHRDGRKVICYVNVGAWEDFRPDRHDFPRSALGRPNGWHGERWLDIRQVSALRPVMERRFDICRDKGFDAVEPDLVEGYGNDTGFPLTAHDQLRYNRMIADIAHERGLAVGLKNDLAQIPHLVDDFDFAVNEECAQYDECALLEPFIAAGKAVFHVEYAQPTAGFCPAARGLRLSSMLKNPELGTWREPC, from the coding sequence ATGAGGCGCCTCCCATCGGTCCTCGTCGTCGCTGTGGCCGTCATGGCAGCTCTGGCCGCTCTGGCGGCATGCGCCGGCGGCCACGATCGCACGGACGGCAGGCGCGCCGGCCCCGTCTGGCAGCCGCGCCCCGGACTGGCCTGGCAGTGGCAGCTCGACGGCAGGGTCGACCCGTCGGTCGACGTGCCCGTCTACGACATCGACGGCTTCGAGAACACCGCCTCGGACGTCGCCCGCCTGCACCGGGACGGCCGCAAGGTGATCTGCTACGTCAACGTCGGGGCGTGGGAGGACTTCCGTCCCGACCGGCACGACTTCCCCCGCTCGGCGCTGGGCAGGCCCAACGGCTGGCACGGCGAGCGCTGGCTGGACATCCGCCAGGTCTCGGCCCTGCGGCCCGTCATGGAACGCCGGTTCGACATCTGCCGGGACAAGGGGTTCGACGCCGTGGAACCGGACCTGGTCGAGGGCTACGGCAACGACACCGGCTTCCCGCTCACGGCGCACGACCAGCTCCGGTACAACCGCATGATCGCGGACATCGCGCACGAGCGCGGGCTGGCCGTGGGCCTCAAGAACGACCTGGCCCAGATTCCGCACCTCGTGGACGACTTCGACTTCGCGGTCAACGAGGAGTGCGCACAGTACGACGAATGCGCACTGCTCGAACCGTTCATCGCGGCGGGCAAGGCGGTCTTCCACGTGGAGTACGCGCAGCCCACGGCCGGGTTCTGCCCGGCGGCCCGGGGGCTGCGACTGTCGTCGATGCTCAAGAACCCGGAACTGGGCACCTGGCGCGAGCCCTGCTGA
- a CDS encoding spherulation-specific family 4 protein, with protein sequence MSLLIPLYVHPAEDPAAWHRLITRAARTWGVVLNPASGPGHVPDPAFAAAADALRTAGARLLGYVDTDYGARDPEQITADLRRHQEWYAIDGCFLDQVTAGPHGLPACRRLVRSVRRLGASTVVLNPGVHPAPGYARLADLTVTFEGHWSTYVSAFDRPSWTARQPPERLCHLVYGVPELLVPLAVRTARERGAAVCGPVTGEPPNPWSRLTPALTATDR encoded by the coding sequence GTGAGCCTGCTGATCCCGCTGTACGTCCATCCGGCAGAGGACCCGGCCGCGTGGCACCGGCTCATCACCCGGGCCGCCCGTACCTGGGGCGTCGTGCTCAACCCCGCCAGCGGGCCCGGTCACGTGCCGGATCCTGCGTTCGCCGCCGCGGCCGACGCACTGCGCACGGCGGGGGCCCGGCTGCTCGGCTACGTCGACACGGACTACGGCGCACGCGACCCGGAGCAGATCACGGCCGATCTGCGCAGGCACCAGGAGTGGTACGCCATCGACGGCTGCTTCCTGGACCAGGTGACCGCCGGGCCGCACGGTCTGCCGGCCTGCCGCCGGCTGGTGCGGTCCGTCCGCCGCCTCGGCGCCTCGACCGTCGTCCTCAACCCGGGCGTGCATCCCGCTCCCGGCTACGCGCGGCTCGCCGACCTGACCGTCACCTTCGAGGGCCACTGGTCCACGTACGTGTCGGCGTTCGACCGTCCCTCGTGGACCGCGCGGCAGCCGCCGGAACGGCTGTGCCACCTCGTCTACGGGGTGCCCGAACTGCTGGTGCCGCTCGCCGTGCGCACCGCACGCGAGCGGGGCGCGGCCGTGTGCGGACCCGTGACGGGAGAACCGCCCAACCCCTGGTCCCGGCTGACCCCCGCGCTGACCGCGACGGACCGATGA
- a CDS encoding NAD(P)-dependent oxidoreductase, with protein MRILVLGATGYLGGHVAERLRALPGTRVLVGGRSTAVDVTLDLASDRPRQLAQALASAAPDAVVNCAGATGTDAVTLAEVNARGPAVLCAALLEAAPAARLVHLGSAAEYGPGTPGRRVAESAATRPAGPYGATKLAGTVAVTASGLDAVVLRVGNPVGPGAPPTGLPGRVTAMLTDAGGDPDAALRLGDLSAHRDFVDVRDVARAAELAATTPGPLPPILNIGGGEAVQVRDLVRTLAGVAGFRGRIVEEGASDSARSPQVSWQCSDITAAREALGWRPSYPLDASLAALWAAGCRREGASAR; from the coding sequence ATGCGCATCCTCGTTCTCGGTGCCACCGGTTACCTGGGCGGCCACGTCGCCGAGCGGCTGCGTGCCCTGCCGGGCACCCGGGTGCTCGTCGGCGGCCGCTCGACCGCCGTCGACGTCACCCTCGACCTCGCGTCCGATCGTCCGCGGCAGCTGGCGCAGGCGCTGGCGTCGGCAGCGCCCGACGCCGTCGTCAACTGCGCGGGCGCGACCGGCACCGACGCCGTCACCCTGGCGGAGGTGAACGCCCGCGGCCCCGCCGTGCTGTGCGCCGCGCTGCTGGAGGCGGCTCCCGCGGCCCGCCTGGTGCATCTGGGCTCCGCCGCCGAGTACGGCCCCGGCACGCCCGGCCGGCGGGTGGCGGAGTCGGCGGCGACCCGCCCGGCCGGCCCGTACGGTGCGACGAAGCTGGCGGGCACGGTGGCGGTGACCGCGTCGGGTCTGGACGCGGTGGTGTTGAGGGTGGGGAACCCGGTGGGCCCGGGAGCGCCGCCCACCGGGCTGCCCGGCCGGGTCACCGCCATGCTCACGGACGCCGGGGGCGACCCGGACGCGGCCTTGAGGCTCGGTGACCTGTCCGCCCACCGCGACTTCGTGGACGTACGCGACGTGGCCCGGGCGGCGGAGCTCGCGGCCACCACCCCGGGACCGCTGCCGCCGATCCTCAACATCGGCGGCGGCGAGGCGGTCCAGGTGCGTGACCTGGTGCGGACGCTGGCCGGCGTGGCCGGTTTCCGGGGGCGGATCGTCGAGGAGGGCGCGAGCGACTCCGCGCGGTCCCCGCAGGTGTCGTGGCAGTGCTCCGACATCACGGCCGCCCGCGAAGCCCTCGGCTGGCGGCCGTCGTATCCCCTCGACGCGTCGCTGGCGGCGCTGTGGGCGGCCGGGTGCCGCAGAGAAGGGGCGTCGGCACGGTGA
- a CDS encoding sugar phosphate nucleotidyltransferase → MHAVILAGGKGVRLRPYTTALPKPLVPIGDQHTILEIVLRQLSTAGFTHCTIAIGHLGEIIRAYVGDGSQWGMTIDYATEESPLGTMGPLLTLRDRLPDDFLVMNGDVLTDLCYADVLRRHETSGAPLTIATYARKVHIDFGVLTTDASRVVAFTEKPSIDYRVSMGVYGVSRATLDGYTPGLPLGFDELVLDLLAAGRPPHAYEFDGYWLDIGRPDDYDRANAEFTSRKSLLLKGA, encoded by the coding sequence ATGCACGCAGTGATCCTGGCCGGAGGAAAGGGCGTCCGGCTGCGGCCGTACACCACCGCGCTGCCCAAGCCACTCGTCCCCATCGGCGACCAGCACACCATCCTGGAGATCGTGCTGCGCCAGCTGTCCACGGCCGGCTTCACCCACTGCACCATCGCCATCGGCCACCTCGGCGAGATCATCCGCGCCTACGTCGGCGACGGTTCACAGTGGGGCATGACCATCGACTACGCCACCGAGGAGAGCCCGCTGGGCACCATGGGCCCACTGCTCACCCTCCGCGACCGTCTGCCGGATGACTTCCTGGTCATGAACGGCGACGTGCTCACCGACCTCTGCTACGCCGACGTGCTGCGCCGGCACGAGACGTCGGGCGCGCCCCTGACCATCGCCACCTACGCCCGCAAGGTGCACATCGACTTCGGGGTGCTGACCACGGACGCGAGCCGGGTCGTCGCGTTCACGGAGAAGCCCAGCATCGACTACCGGGTGTCCATGGGGGTCTACGGCGTCTCGAGGGCCACGCTCGACGGCTACACGCCCGGCCTGCCGCTGGGCTTCGACGAGCTGGTGCTGGACCTGCTCGCCGCCGGACGGCCGCCGCACGCCTACGAGTTCGACGGCTACTGGCTGGACATCGGCCGCCCCGACGACTACGACCGTGCCAACGCGGAGTTCACCAGCCGCAAGTCGCTTCTGCTCAAGGGAGCCTGA
- a CDS encoding GDP-mannose 4,6-dehydratase — MTSAPLAAVTGAEGFIGSHLTEALVASGHRVRAMAQYNSFSSYGWLETLPADVLDHVEIVLGDVRDPGSVRGLLEGADCAYHLAALIAIPYSYQAPHSYVDTNVTGTLNVLEAVRALGTPRLVHTSTSETYGTAQTVPITEDHPVNTQSPYAASKAGGDRLADSYHASFDTPVVTLRPFNTFGPRQSMRAVIPTVIGQVAAGQRTITLGDLRPTRDFTFVEDTARAFLAVGTAPADQVVGRTLNAGTGGEISVGDLVALIGKVMDAPLDVREDPERLRPAGSEVMRLVADATRLTAATGWQPRHTLEEGITRTVEWFGDPANLARYKTGIYNI; from the coding sequence TTGACCTCCGCACCGCTCGCCGCCGTCACCGGAGCCGAAGGATTCATCGGCTCGCACCTCACGGAGGCGCTCGTCGCCTCCGGCCACCGCGTCAGAGCCATGGCCCAGTACAACTCGTTCTCCTCCTACGGCTGGCTGGAGACCCTGCCCGCCGACGTCCTCGACCACGTGGAGATCGTCCTCGGCGACGTACGCGACCCCGGCTCGGTGCGCGGCCTGCTCGAAGGCGCCGACTGCGCGTACCACCTCGCCGCGCTCATCGCGATCCCGTACTCCTACCAGGCCCCGCACAGTTACGTGGACACCAACGTCACCGGCACGCTCAACGTGCTGGAGGCGGTGCGCGCGCTGGGGACGCCGCGTCTCGTGCACACCTCGACCAGCGAGACGTACGGCACCGCGCAGACCGTGCCGATCACCGAGGACCATCCCGTCAACACCCAGTCGCCGTACGCCGCTTCGAAGGCCGGTGGGGACCGGCTGGCCGACAGCTACCACGCCAGTTTCGACACGCCCGTGGTCACGCTGCGGCCCTTCAACACCTTCGGCCCGCGCCAGTCGATGCGCGCCGTGATCCCCACCGTCATCGGCCAGGTGGCCGCCGGGCAACGGACCATCACCCTCGGCGACCTGCGCCCCACCCGGGACTTCACCTTCGTCGAGGACACCGCGCGGGCGTTCCTCGCGGTGGGTACCGCACCGGCGGACCAGGTCGTCGGCCGCACCCTCAACGCCGGGACCGGCGGGGAGATCTCCGTCGGCGACCTGGTCGCGCTGATCGGCAAGGTCATGGACGCCCCGCTCGACGTGCGTGAGGACCCCGAGCGCCTGCGGCCCGCGGGCTCCGAGGTGATGCGGCTCGTCGCCGACGCGACCCGGCTGACGGCGGCGACCGGCTGGCAGCCCCGCCACACGCTGGAGGAGGGCATCACGCGGACCGTGGAGTGGTTCGGCGATCCGGCCAACCTGGCCCGCTACAAGACCGGCATCTACAACATCTGA
- the pelF gene encoding GT4 family glycosyltransferase PelF, whose protein sequence is MHDHHGARRSGATRVTLLTEGTYPHSHGGVSVWCDQLVTGMPDVDFDVIAVTGTGREPLVWDLPGHVSSVLSVPMWGEVPQGRPPRGRSRRRLADAYERFLTALVDPSAEDGFAPALHTLARAAADGLLSPFLRGDTAIAILTAVWTRPGTAVREAGPTLHDALTATALLEHALRPLAAPPPEDGVAHAVSGGVAVLPGLAALERHGVPLLLTEHGVYLRERYLGYRTAPYRWPVKAVVLGFFRLLAEETYRRAALITPGNRYNRLWEERGGADPASIRTVYNGVDPAAFPPAGPEPETLTLSWAGRVDPIKDLETLIRASALVRAELPGVRLRLFGGTPRGGEGYRERCQELAAELGHADAVTFEGRVDDIKDAYAAGNVVMLSSISEGFPFTLIEAMSCGRATVSTDVGGVREAVGDTGLVVPPRDPAAMAAAALELLGDPARRRAMGEAARLRVIEQFTLRRTIDTFRSIYRELSAPAAVRQPVVLAPAGSRTAAPLPPDPRSPAGATTRSVAL, encoded by the coding sequence ATGCACGATCACCACGGCGCGCGACGCTCCGGCGCCACGCGCGTCACCCTGCTCACCGAAGGCACCTATCCGCACAGTCACGGCGGTGTGAGCGTCTGGTGCGACCAGCTCGTCACCGGCATGCCCGACGTCGACTTCGACGTCATCGCCGTCACCGGCACCGGACGGGAGCCGCTCGTGTGGGACCTGCCGGGCCATGTCTCGAGCGTGCTCTCCGTCCCCATGTGGGGCGAGGTGCCGCAGGGCCGGCCGCCCCGCGGCCGTTCCCGCCGCCGGCTCGCCGACGCGTACGAACGGTTCCTCACCGCGCTGGTCGACCCCAGCGCCGAGGACGGCTTCGCGCCCGCCCTTCACACCCTGGCGCGGGCGGCTGCCGACGGACTGCTCAGCCCCTTCCTGCGCGGCGACACGGCGATCGCGATCCTGACCGCCGTATGGACGCGCCCCGGGACGGCCGTGCGCGAGGCGGGGCCGACCCTGCACGACGCGCTCACCGCCACCGCCCTGCTCGAGCACGCCCTGCGCCCGCTGGCCGCGCCGCCGCCCGAGGACGGGGTCGCGCATGCCGTCAGCGGCGGTGTCGCCGTGCTGCCGGGGCTGGCCGCCCTGGAACGGCACGGTGTTCCGCTGCTGCTGACCGAGCACGGCGTCTACCTGCGCGAGCGTTATCTCGGCTACCGCACCGCCCCCTACCGCTGGCCGGTCAAGGCGGTGGTCCTGGGCTTCTTCCGGCTGCTGGCGGAGGAGACCTACCGCAGAGCGGCGCTGATCACGCCGGGCAACCGTTACAACCGGCTCTGGGAGGAGCGGGGCGGTGCCGACCCGGCGTCGATCCGCACCGTCTACAACGGCGTCGACCCCGCCGCCTTCCCGCCCGCCGGACCCGAGCCGGAGACGCTCACCCTCAGCTGGGCCGGACGCGTCGACCCGATCAAGGACCTGGAGACCCTGATCCGCGCGTCGGCCCTCGTGAGGGCAGAACTGCCCGGAGTGCGGCTGCGGTTGTTCGGCGGGACGCCGCGGGGCGGGGAAGGCTACCGGGAGCGCTGTCAGGAGCTGGCCGCCGAGCTGGGACACGCGGACGCCGTGACCTTCGAGGGGCGCGTCGACGACATCAAGGACGCCTACGCGGCCGGGAACGTGGTGATGCTGTCCAGCATCAGCGAGGGATTCCCCTTCACGCTGATCGAGGCCATGTCGTGCGGACGGGCGACCGTCTCGACCGACGTGGGCGGAGTACGGGAGGCGGTCGGCGACACCGGTCTCGTGGTGCCGCCGCGCGACCCGGCCGCGATGGCCGCCGCCGCGCTGGAGCTGCTGGGCGACCCCGCGCGGCGCCGGGCGATGGGTGAGGCGGCGCGGCTGCGGGTGATCGAGCAGTTCACCCTCCGCCGGACCATCGACACCTTCCGCTCCATCTACCGGGAACTGTCGGCACCGGCGGCCGTGCGGCAGCCCGTCGTCCTCGCGCCCGCGGGTTCCCGGACCGCCGCCCCTCTCCCGCCCGACCCGCGGTCCCCGGCCGGCGCGACGACGAGGAGCGTGGCGCTGTGA